A stretch of the Bradyrhizobium arachidis genome encodes the following:
- the ahcY gene encoding adenosylhomocysteinase: MNAKPGFTDYIVKDISLADFGRKELSLAETEMPGLMATREEFGPKQPLKGARIAGSLHMTIQTGVLIETLAALGADIRWVSCNIYSTQDHAAAAIAAAGIPVFAVKGETLKDYWDYTAKLFDWHGGGHPNMILDDGGDATMYVHLGLRAENGDTAFLDKPGSEEEEVFFALLKKQLKEKPKGYFAAIAKSIKGVSEETTTGVHRLYDMQKAGTLLWPAINVNDSVTKSKFDNLYGCRESLVDGIRRGTDVMMSGKVAMVAGFGDVGKGSAASLRQAGCRVMVSEIDPICALQAAMEGYEVVTMEDAAPRADIFVTATGNKDIITIEHMRAMKDRAIVCNIGHFDNEIQIAGLRNLKWTNIKPQVDEIEFPDKHRIIMLSEGRLVNLGNAMGHPSFVMSASFTNQTLAQIELFANNKDGKYKKEVYVLPKSLDEKVARLHLAKIGVKLTELRKDQADYIGVKQEGPYKSDHYRY; this comes from the coding sequence ATGAACGCCAAGCCCGGCTTCACCGATTACATCGTCAAGGACATTTCGCTCGCCGATTTCGGCCGCAAGGAGCTCTCGCTGGCCGAGACCGAGATGCCCGGCCTGATGGCCACCCGCGAGGAGTTCGGCCCGAAGCAGCCGCTGAAGGGCGCGCGTATCGCTGGCTCCCTGCATATGACGATCCAGACCGGCGTGCTGATCGAGACGCTGGCAGCACTCGGCGCCGACATTCGCTGGGTCTCCTGCAACATCTATTCTACGCAGGACCACGCCGCGGCGGCGATCGCAGCCGCCGGCATTCCGGTGTTCGCGGTCAAGGGCGAGACGCTGAAAGACTACTGGGACTACACCGCAAAACTGTTCGACTGGCACGGTGGCGGTCACCCGAACATGATCCTGGACGACGGTGGCGACGCCACCATGTACGTCCATCTCGGCCTGCGCGCCGAGAACGGCGACACCGCGTTCCTGGATAAGCCGGGTTCGGAAGAAGAGGAAGTGTTCTTCGCGCTCTTGAAGAAACAGCTCAAGGAAAAGCCGAAGGGCTACTTCGCCGCGATCGCCAAGAGCATCAAGGGTGTTTCCGAAGAGACCACCACGGGCGTGCATCGTCTCTACGACATGCAGAAGGCAGGCACGCTGCTGTGGCCGGCCATCAACGTCAACGACAGCGTCACCAAGTCGAAGTTCGACAATCTCTATGGCTGCCGTGAATCGCTGGTCGACGGCATCCGCCGCGGCACCGACGTGATGATGTCGGGCAAGGTCGCGATGGTCGCGGGCTTCGGCGACGTCGGCAAGGGTTCTGCGGCTTCGCTGCGCCAGGCCGGCTGCCGCGTCATGGTCTCCGAGATCGATCCGATCTGCGCGCTCCAGGCCGCGATGGAAGGCTACGAGGTCGTGACCATGGAAGACGCGGCGCCCCGCGCCGACATCTTTGTCACGGCCACCGGCAACAAGGACATCATCACGATCGAGCACATGCGCGCGATGAAGGATCGCGCCATCGTTTGCAACATCGGCCACTTCGACAACGAGATCCAGATCGCGGGTCTGCGTAACCTGAAGTGGACCAACATCAAGCCGCAGGTCGACGAGATCGAATTCCCCGATAAGCACCGCATCATCATGCTGTCGGAAGGCCGCCTCGTGAACCTCGGCAACGCGATGGGTCATCCGTCCTTCGTGATGTCGGCCTCCTTCACCAACCAGACGCTGGCGCAGATCGAGCTCTTCGCCAACAACAAGGACGGCAAGTACAAGAAGGAAGTCTACGTGCTGCCGAAGTCACTCGACGAGAAGGTCGCGCGTCTCCACCTCGCCAAGATCGGCGTCAAGCTCACCGAGCTCCGCAAGGACCAGGCCGACTACATCGGCGTGAAGCAGGAAGGCCCGTACAAGTCGGACCACTACCGCTACTGA
- a CDS encoding nuclear transport factor 2 family protein translates to MSNEAANVKILQEAYRQWHESKGGSVNFWFTDVVAEKVSFGSAPRGAAPLQFARQYHDSTELHGYFNDLLGNWAMQYYRIDEYIAQGDVVIARGHTAWTNKKTGKTADTPKMDYWRFKDGKAIEFYEYFDTQCVALAAT, encoded by the coding sequence ATGTCCAACGAAGCCGCCAACGTCAAGATATTGCAGGAAGCCTATCGCCAGTGGCACGAGAGCAAGGGTGGCAGCGTCAACTTTTGGTTCACGGACGTGGTCGCCGAGAAGGTCAGCTTTGGATCGGCGCCGCGCGGCGCCGCTCCGCTGCAATTTGCCAGGCAGTATCACGACAGCACTGAGCTACACGGGTATTTCAACGACCTGTTGGGGAACTGGGCCATGCAGTACTACAGGATCGACGAGTATATCGCGCAGGGTGACGTCGTCATCGCTCGCGGCCACACGGCCTGGACCAACAAGAAGACGGGCAAGACCGCTGATACGCCGAAGATGGATTATTGGCGGTTCAAGGACGGCAAGGCCATCGAGTTCTACGAATATTTCGACACGCAATGCGTCGCGCTAGCCGCGACATGA
- the metK gene encoding methionine adenosyltransferase, whose amino-acid sequence MRASYLFTSESVSEGHPDKVCDRISDEIVDLFYREGPKAGIDPWQIRAACETLATTNKVVIAGETRGPKSVTNEQIESVVRAAIKDIGYEQEGFHWKTADIEILLHPQSADIAQGVDALQPGEVKEEGAGDQGIMFGYATNETPDLMPAPIFYAHKILRLISEARHSGREKVLGPDSKSQVTVQYENGKPVGVREIVVSHQHLVPDLTSSQVREIVEPYVREALPKDWINGKTIWHINPTGKFYIGGPDGDSGLTGRKIIVDTYGGAAPHGGGAFSGKDPTKVDRSAAYAARYLAKNIVAAGLADRCTLQLAYAIGVARPLSIYIDTHGTGKVSEDKLEKAVAQAMDLTPRGIRSHLDLNRPIYARTSAYGHFGRTPDNEGGFSWEKTDLVEPLKRAV is encoded by the coding sequence ATGCGCGCGTCTTATCTCTTCACCAGCGAGTCCGTGTCCGAGGGCCATCCGGACAAGGTCTGCGACCGGATCTCCGACGAGATCGTCGATCTGTTCTATCGCGAGGGGCCGAAAGCCGGCATCGACCCGTGGCAGATCCGCGCCGCGTGCGAGACGCTCGCGACCACCAACAAGGTCGTGATCGCCGGTGAGACCCGTGGTCCGAAGTCCGTCACCAACGAGCAGATCGAGAGCGTCGTGCGCGCTGCGATCAAGGACATCGGCTACGAGCAGGAAGGTTTCCACTGGAAGACCGCTGACATCGAGATTTTGCTGCATCCGCAGTCGGCCGACATCGCGCAGGGCGTCGACGCGCTGCAGCCGGGCGAAGTCAAAGAAGAGGGCGCGGGCGACCAGGGCATCATGTTCGGTTACGCGACCAACGAGACGCCGGACCTGATGCCGGCGCCGATCTTCTACGCCCACAAGATCCTGCGCCTCATCTCCGAAGCGCGTCACTCCGGCCGCGAGAAGGTGCTCGGTCCTGACTCCAAGAGCCAGGTCACCGTGCAGTACGAGAACGGCAAGCCGGTCGGCGTGCGCGAGATCGTGGTGTCGCACCAGCATCTGGTCCCCGATCTCACCTCGAGCCAGGTGCGCGAGATCGTGGAGCCCTATGTGCGCGAGGCGCTGCCGAAGGACTGGATCAACGGCAAGACCATCTGGCACATCAACCCGACCGGCAAGTTCTACATCGGCGGTCCCGACGGCGACTCCGGCCTGACCGGCCGCAAGATCATCGTCGACACCTATGGCGGTGCTGCTCCGCATGGCGGCGGCGCGTTCTCCGGCAAGGATCCGACCAAGGTCGACCGTTCGGCAGCTTACGCGGCGCGCTATCTCGCCAAGAACATCGTCGCTGCCGGTCTCGCCGACCGCTGCACGCTGCAACTCGCTTACGCCATCGGCGTGGCGCGTCCGCTGTCGATCTACATCGACACCCACGGCACCGGTAAGGTGTCCGAGGACAAGCTCGAGAAGGCGGTGGCGCAGGCGATGGATCTGACACCGCGCGGTATCCGCAGCCATCTCGACCTCAACCGCCCGATCTATGCGCGCACCTCGGCCTACGGTCACTTCGGCCGCACGCCGGACAACGAGGGCGGCTTCTCCTGGGAGAAGACCGATCTCGTCGAGCCGCTGAAGCGCGCGGTTTAA